A stretch of DNA from Oryza brachyantha chromosome 4, ObraRS2, whole genome shotgun sequence:
ttttggcattAAACAATAACACtgaggggttgtttagatggggctaaactttttagcctcatgtcacatcggatgtttagacactaatttgaagtattaaacatagactaataaaaaactaatttcataaataagagctaatctgcgagatgaatttttgagcctaattaatccataattagcagatatttactgtagcatcatatagactaatcatggattaattaggctcattagattcgtctcgcgaattagtccaagattatagatgggttttattaatagactatgtgtactatttataataagtgtccaaacatccgatgtagCTAGGAGCTAAAATCAACCGAGGGAAAGGATGTCTTTATGAGGACTTCAGAAGGGCAATTTCTTCGAGCCTTCTTCATTGACCACTCTATATAGACTTCCCACAAAATAAGGACACCTCTCTATAGTCTGAAGCATTTTCCTTCAAAAACTCATTCACAGCTACATCTGCTAGTCAGGAATtattttcagaaaaagaaaagctaaACCATGATTCTCTCGCAGTGCtgatgtgacaaaaaaaaaagtcgtgCAGCTCATTTCGTTCGGTGAAACTTGGCACCACGAAGCAAGATGGGTTGTGAAGATCATTGTTTCTTAAATCGATATCACAGATTCACAGGCCAAGCAATTATCGATTAACCGGCACTATTTCTTAGCAGAGcctaaaactatatttttctatattctaCACAAATATATGGGGAAAACTCAGTTGTATATTTTTCCTAGATAATGAAGACCATCGCACAACTAAGAAACTACTATAGAAAGGAGAAAAGGAAATGAGAGGAAAGAacttctctattttttattttttttgagaacgaAAGAACTTCTCTAAGTGCTCTGCAGAAGCTTGTGTTTGAAGGCTATTCATCTACTACCCTTTCATTTTTCCAGCCATAGGTATCATCATTAATAATCACCTCTTGATTTGCTTGAAAGCATCACTATCTCGCTTTCAGGTCATCTTTAAGCTAAATAATATTCATATGTCTAATGTTATACCATGTGGACATATCTCAAACTTGACTTCCGTTGGACTGCAAGGAATTAACAGATGCTCAAATTAACCTGAGCATCGCAAAGGTCGTAAAAACAccggtgattgtttgggtgttttacgaaaaaaaaacaaacaacatttgtataaataaaaaataatttattataaaaatttatatatgtatccttaacgatttaaaaatcaaggctgaaaaataaactttggtgaaaaaatttcaaaatcaatcctaagtttaagattgaaaattaaaattttggcttataagtatatgtGAAAAGATAGCGTTTGCAGCCACGGGGGTGCTTCCTGGTTAATCAATAATTGCTATTTGGTTTTCTTTATCAAGCTAACGTTTTGGTTTGTTAGGACATATGATGACGCCGCCCTGTTCTTGACCTTTCTCCTGTCAAATTATGTTTCACACCTTGGCATGGTGATGTGTACTCTTTGAATACTCTAGCATAGGTCTATCTTTTTGCAATAGTGGTTGCAACAACTCTTCTAAGGTTATTgcgtaattttttaaataaaatcagGGCTACAAATCAAAGATTCaaagagctagctagcagcaaGGAAACATCCCATGGCATAAAGAAACAGCAAATTCGGCTATGACGTTGAACAAAAACTACAAAACTTTATTTGGAAGGCTGATACAGATATTTTTCGATTCGTCGTCTAACCAAGTCGTTTTCAGCGAGTATGCGCAACTATGCCTGCTACCTGCAATTTGAGTTAGTGTTTGGACGGTGTCAAAGTTCATAAGAGGGACGATAAACGCAAAAACTCTGATGAGAAGTTGCAGTTTCAGGCAAAGACTTCGCACCGGATACAATAGTACGTACACTGTGGTATCGAGTTGGGCATGTGTCATGATCTGTACCTTTCGTGCCTTCGTGTTGGGCATCCTGCGTCTGCAGTTCAGTACAGATACAAACCATAGTTCAGTTGCTACTCCAAGTTTAGCCTTACTTTAACCGATGGCTAACGAAGATGGCAGTGTATTACTGTCTCTACTCACTGTAGTTAGTAGTACATCTTTAGAAGAAGCATCCTCTGACTGTCACGTGCGAACCATCAGGTGAAAGGGTGAAGAAGAACACGCAGATGAAATAGATGATAGcttaaaattaaactaattatgTTAATACATGTGTGTGGAACGAAAAGGGAGAGAGACTGGATGGTTAAATTAATACGGGCGGTGGTTTGGTTGTCTGGCTGGTCTTGCATGGTGTAGGACATCATCACTGCTTGCCGTGGCCGTTAAGTGCAACTCCTGccgctgcagcctgcaggcttcttcttcttcgagcTCGCGGCcataaactaaactaaaagTATACCATGCGACGCGACGACCAAGCCTAGGCCTCTGCTTCAGGTGAGGTGGCACGACGATGGCGCCGCTGCTCGGAGTCGGGGTCtctctcctcgtcgccgggctCGGCTGCGCGCtgctcgtcgcgccgtcggaaTCGGTTGCTGATGACGGTATTCATTGCCCCTGCCCCATgcgtgtttcttttttttttcttctctcctttgTGCTGTCCCGGTTTCAGTTCTTGAGAGCAGTTGCTTGCTGCTGCCCCCCCTCGTGCTGCTGCGCAGTGTCCGCGCTTCTTGCGTTCAAGAAGGCCATCTACGAGGACCCTCTCGCGAAGCTGTCGGACTGGAACCCCAAGGACGACGATCCTTGCGGCTGGACAGGGGTGGAGTGCTCACCGTTCGACAGCCGCGTGGTGACTCTGTAAGCACTGATTCCGATTGTTCTCCTGTTgctgttcttttctttctttcttttcttttttgcatcaCTTATAGAAGATTGCCGTTGAGATAGATTTAATGTTTTTGTTTCCAATCAATCCGTCATTTCTTGCGGCTTATTTGTGTTGTGCCCTGTTTTGCTTCAAGCCTTGTTCTGATGAAAGAAGTTGTTCAGCCATAGGTTAACCTCTTTCAGAgtttttgtttaaataattgaACGACATTCCGGCTCTTCCAGAGCTTCTTGAACATGCACTTTCTCCtatggaaattaaaaaaatggctgGAGGCCTCTCTACAACAACAGCAGGTCAGAATGATGCATGTTCTTTCAGAGAACAGTGGGCCTAAAGTCTCTGACTTCACCATAGGACATCCAGCTGGAAGCTATCATAGAGTTTTACCTTCTTTTATTTGTTCTCTTATGTTCAGTTGACCCAAGAAGCCCCTACAGGAAAAGAAGAGATTATGGATTTGTGGTCCCTCAGGAATCAAACACAAAACATAAGCCAAGAAATTTCGGTTTTCTATTAGAATAAATGAATACATAGTTTTATTTACGCACATTTTCTGTCTGTCTTTAGTGTAAATGGGAGGGGTTGTGGCCTCTCTTTCTAAAAGAAATGTTCTGTCTGAGGCTCTGAGCGCGAAAAATCACTAAATGTTCAGCATTGCAGAAATTTCAGTTGGTATATACATTTTGTTGATCTAACTTCCCGTTCTCTATTGTAAGAGTATCTTATTGACTATGTCTTATTGTCCAGGGAATTGTCAAATTCATCGCTCAAAGGATTCCTGGCACTAGAGATTGAATCCCTGAGTTCTTTACAAAAACTGTATGCACTTATGTCTCCATTTAATTCAATAGTAAACTTCACCTGCAAGCTGTTACTGAACTATGGATAACAATCTTGGTGAACTTCTTGCAGCATATTGGATCAAAATACACTCATGGGTTCAATTCCGAAAGGAATCGGCAAGCTGAGAAATTTAATTGTGTTGGACCTCAGCATCAATCAACTCGTAGGGTCCATTCCCAGTGAGATCGGTGACATGccaaaaatgttaaaaatgtaCTGACCAAGAAGCTATGACCAACATTTTCTGTCAGAACTTTTTCAAATTCATAACTCATCTGTTCCCTTATGCCCTAGAGACCTTCATGCTAATCGGTTGGATGGTGCTATCCCTCCCGAGCTTGGCAAATTGTCAAGCCTCACTGAGTTACGATTGAGCAATAATAGCCTTACAGGGACTATTCCTGGAAGTAATGATTCAAGCGTGTAAGTAATATTTTTCAGATTTCTTCAAATTCAAAGTTAAATAATTGTTTTCAGCATGCATAAACTGGGACTGCATGGAAAAACCAATTACTCTCTTCTATAGATTAAAAGGAATTAAAATGATTTAGTTAAGAACTCGACATCAATCAACATTGACTCTATCCTGCAGTATTGACAGTGAGCAAGTATGGGTAGTTATGAATTATCATATGGAAGCAAGTTTGATGAGGCGGAACCAATTATAATGCTGCCAAATGCTCAACCGATTGTCAGATAGGAGTATTATTCTTAGTGTACACCAATTGACATGACATTTGAATAAGCAATGTCGCGCTTCTTTCAGGGTATTCACCAACAGCGATGGCCAAATTGGATTGTGTCGATTAACTCAGCTAACTGATATGGACCTCTCTTATAACTATTTAGTTGGAGATGTTCCTACATGTTTCAAGCAAATCCAAAGGTATGCCTTGCTTTCTATGGCTCGGATGTTTCATTTTAGTCTCTCTGAACTTACCTGCTTTACAGTATTTGAACAGATCAAGCTTGGTAGGAAATTGTTTCAAGAACAATGACACAACGAATCGTCCTGATCATCAATGTATGACTATATttcattttaacttttttgccGGGTCGGGCAGATGGCCGACCAAAATCATTAAGTATAAAGGGGGTGATAATTACAGGAGTTTTCGACACAGGATGTCGAATTTCATTTTAACTGTTAAGATGTTAACACAGTTTACTATTTTCAGCACTAAATTtagtgcaattttttttttgcctttttgcCATGCTGTTCTTTGCCATTTCACAAGAGCATATAAATGTTATATACTGTAAGCTGCACCTAACAGTTCATTTTGGCTGTTGAAAtgttaaagaaacaaaaatatttatgtactgtattacttattaattgGTTATAGCCACAGCAACCTCAATTACAGATGAACTCTTAGACTCTTAGTAAAGGAATTTCCATTACTGCTTAGGCCAGTATGAAAACTGATATACATCCATTCTTCATTATTCAAAGTTCAGTGGTTGATTTTTGGGTTATATGGTGGCATGGTGTATAGACAGTCCCAATTTAATTGGTTATAACAAAGTAGACCCACATTACAAATGACATTATTAGTTTCTATTCATTAAACAACTCATATTGACCTAGTAGGCATAGTGGAATCTCAGCTATGCTTGCTAACATAATGAACTAGACTAGACTTTGACACTTTGTTGGCTTCCTTCTTGGACTCTGCTTCTCACATTCTTCCTTTTGTCTTCCATGTTTTGATATCTAGTTCTGACATTTTAGTATTTTGTCAGTATCTCTGCagtttatttctaaatattgaATCGTGCTCTCTGCagtttatttctaaatattgaATTGTGCTGTGagatattttaaattcaatacAGCCCTGCCATTAATCAGGATTTAACCGTAACCGGTTTTTGTGCATTTTCAAATACGACATGTACATACTTTTATGTTTGGAATATGAGATCACATGGGTCctccaaaataatttatgaaacaaTCGTACTAGAGTGTTTATAGTTATTTCCCTATTCTGGTTTAGTCTACTGAACAGCGAGCACTTACATGCACTGTAATTACAGGTGAAAACAACCTGAGAGGAAACGAAAACAACAGCGTTGATAAGAACGAGCGGAAAAGCTCTCAACAACCACTTTGGCTTCTTATCCTAGAAGTcattacaggaatttcatttCTTACTATGTTAACACTATGTACCATAGCTGGTCTCAGAAGGTGCAAAGCTAGATCCTCTGGAAACAGTGGTACATGGACAAGAGCTGTAAGCTGGAAGGAAAACAATGTAATTTCAATTGGTAAGTATTTCCGTTTTTGTGCGAGTTACCGGCAAGTAAAAATTGCATTTCCTTGGTTACAGAATGTTGCTTGTGTAGATGATGACTTGCTCGCGAATGTGCCAAAAATAAGTCGGCAAGAGCTTGCAGAAGCTTGTGAAGACTTCAGCAATATCATTGGATCTTCTCACGATACAATAGTATACAAAGGAACTATGAATGATGGCAGTGAAATTGCTGTTGTGTCACTATCTGCTTCAGTACATTACTGGACGAGCTATGTTGAGCTGTACTTCCAGAAGGAGGCAAGAACAACTCTGCATCTCGTGACCtgaaatttcaaaacttaCAGCTCTTTAGTTAGAGCTCATGGTACTTTTGAATTCTTCAGGTAGTAGAAATGGCCAGATTGAGTCATGAAAATGTTGCGAAGATGGTGGGATATAGCAAGGAATCTGATCCGTTTTCAAGAATGCTAGTCTTTCAGTACCCACCAAATGGGACACTCTATGAGCATCTCCACGGTAAGCCAATGAGCTCTCTTCTTGTTGCCTTTATGTTTAAAAGGTTGATACCACATGACTAGAACTTAAAAActtatgtattttattttcttgcagATGTGGAAGGATGCCAGCTATCTTGGCCCAGGCGGATGAAAATAGCCCTCAGAATCGCCCGTGCCCTCAGATACTTGCACACAGAGATGCAGCCCCCATTTGCAGTAGCTGCATTGGCATCAAGTTCAGTTTATCTAACTGAAGATTTCTCCCCAAAGGTCTGTCTTGTCTGTTACTCCTAGAAACTACTAAATACTAAAAcgctatagttttttttttcccgctAAAGTTGTCTGTGCCTTGTAGCATGGCAATGAGCATGGTGTCCTAGCTGCGGTGCAGTCACAAATTGTTCTATTCATGTAGCAACTGAAATGGATTACGCGTTTTGCAgataattgattttgagagaTGGAGAGCTCTCCTGACAAAACCAGGGCTCAGCTCTGGTAGTATAGTGAACGGGTCACTCAACAACATTACGGATTCGCGGCACAGGCGTTTCATGGACGTCCAGGCCAACACGTTTGCTTTCGGGGTGATTCTGCTGGAGTTGATAAGTGGAAGAGCCCCAGTTTCTAAAGATACAGGAGACCTTGTTGACTGGGTAAGTGACTTAGAATCATGACATCAGCAATCCCAGACATGTAATTCTCAGAGAAATCAAAACCATGACACTAATCTGAAACTCTCAACTCTGCGATGTTGATCCAACTCGAAATGTGTTCATGTCACAGGCGAGGAAGCACTTGGACCAGGCCGAAGAGTTCAGCAAGCTGGTCGACCCGAAGCTGAGGAACGCCAACCACGAGAACCTGGGCATCGTCTGCAACGTGGTGAACCTCTGCATCGACGCCGAGCCGTGCAGGAGACCCTCGATGAACATGATCACCGCCATTCTGGAGGAAGGCATCGACATGTCGCCGGCGACCGTCCTCAGGGACTCCTCCCTGGCATGGGCGGAGTCAGAGATCGCTATCTCGTAGATGGACACGCTCTTTGCTGCTCCTGGGACTGTAACCACCACACAGACAAAGAGCTTCTTagcttttttcttctttgttttttaatccGTGCTTACTAGTTACTACCATCCGTCTCCTCCAAGCGTTTTTGCCTCCCCCGTTCTCCCATCAGCTCGCAGTTCGCATGATAAAATTGTGGATAGTTTGTGGAGAGCAGATTTGTTATGTGATCCAACGAACTTCTACTAGTTTGTAATTAAGATTCTAAAatctgtttaaaattttttattcggCAAAACCATATTGAAACAACTCCTATAAAATAAAGGTGAGAGTAAAACACGGAATATAAAGTTTGAGTTTCTCTGAAGAAAATTCAGAAACACCGTGTTCCTCTGGCCAGTCTTTACACTTTCACCATAGGATCCGCATGGCACGCGGGCGGCCCAAATCCCAAATGTATGGGCCTGCTCAGCCATGGCCCATGGCCCATGGGCGGCCCGACCTCCGAGAAAGTTTCTCTCTctgaggagaagaggagaaggGGGCACGCCGAGTCGCGGACGCCGCCACGCCATGGTGGGAGAAGAAACAGGCGCGAGCGAGGAGCACGAGTGCGGCGCGCGAGGCGAGCCAATGAACGACTACGAGAAGGAGCGGCTGGCGCGGATACGGGAGAACGAGGCGCGGCTCCAGGCCCTCGGcatccgccgcctcgccgcctcccctctcctccacaGCGCGgccccgtcggcggcgggcaaGGGAAAGCGGAAGGGCCGAGCCGCCGACGCGGACGAGGAGTACCTCCCATCCGACGG
This window harbors:
- the LOC102700794 gene encoding probable LRR receptor-like serine/threonine-protein kinase At1g63430 isoform X2, which produces MGSIPKGIGKLRNLIVLDLSINQLVGSIPSEIGDMPKMLKIDLHANRLDGAIPPELGKLSSLTELRLSNNSLTGTIPGSNDSSVVFTNSDGQIGLCRLTQLTDMDLSYNYLVGDVPTCFKQIQRSSLVGNCFKNNDTTNRPDHQCENNLRGNENNSVDKNERKSSQQPLWLLILEVITGISFLTMLTLCTIAGLRRCKARSSGNSGTWTRAVSWKENNVISIDDDLLANVPKISRQELAEACEDFSNIIGSSHDTIVYKGTMNDGSEIAVVSLSASVHYWTSYVELYFQKEVVEMARLSHENVAKMVGYSKESDPFSRMLVFQYPPNGTLYEHLHDVEGCQLSWPRRMKIALRIARALRYLHTEMQPPFAVAALASSSVYLTEDFSPKIIDFERWRALLTKPGLSSGSIVNGSLNNITDSRHRRFMDVQANTFAFGVILLELISGRAPVSKDTGDLVDWARKHLDQAEEFSKLVDPKLRNANHENLGIVCNVVNLCIDAEPCRRPSMNMITAILEEGIDMSPATVLRDSSLAWAESEIAIS
- the LOC102700794 gene encoding probable LRR receptor-like serine/threonine-protein kinase At1g63430 isoform X1, which produces MAPLLGVGVSLLVAGLGCALLVAPSESVADDVSALLAFKKAIYEDPLAKLSDWNPKDDDPCGWTGVECSPFDSRVVTLELSNSSLKGFLALEIESLSSLQKLILDQNTLMGSIPKGIGKLRNLIVLDLSINQLVGSIPSEIGDMPKMLKIDLHANRLDGAIPPELGKLSSLTELRLSNNSLTGTIPGSNDSSVVFTNSDGQIGLCRLTQLTDMDLSYNYLVGDVPTCFKQIQRSSLVGNCFKNNDTTNRPDHQCENNLRGNENNSVDKNERKSSQQPLWLLILEVITGISFLTMLTLCTIAGLRRCKARSSGNSGTWTRAVSWKENNVISIDDDLLANVPKISRQELAEACEDFSNIIGSSHDTIVYKGTMNDGSEIAVVSLSASVHYWTSYVELYFQKEVVEMARLSHENVAKMVGYSKESDPFSRMLVFQYPPNGTLYEHLHDVEGCQLSWPRRMKIALRIARALRYLHTEMQPPFAVAALASSSVYLTEDFSPKIIDFERWRALLTKPGLSSGSIVNGSLNNITDSRHRRFMDVQANTFAFGVILLELISGRAPVSKDTGDLVDWARKHLDQAEEFSKLVDPKLRNANHENLGIVCNVVNLCIDAEPCRRPSMNMITAILEEGIDMSPATVLRDSSLAWAESEIAIS